Proteins encoded in a region of the Acidimicrobiales bacterium genome:
- a CDS encoding class I SAM-dependent methyltransferase, with protein sequence MTRHVRLRELLVGVEGLALLRHLYDGDDSAADDRLAEVRRLLDDPAVDGGEATTESDVRTGYDAWAEVYDEPGNLVIGIEEPVVWSLVEDLPPGPALDAACGTGRHARRLVELGHDVVGVDLSPGMLRAARDRVPKARFLEGDLRALPLGDAAVDLVVCGLALAHPPSLAEPVGEIGRVLRPGGHAVLSMLHPFQAHLGWHAPFSDASGARGFVREHAHTHADYLRAFRAAGLQVHDCVEPELTATDVEHKRRAFRHIPSATLAAYVDLPAVLVWDVVKAS encoded by the coding sequence GTGACTCGACATGTGCGGTTGAGGGAGCTGCTGGTGGGTGTGGAGGGGCTGGCGCTGCTGCGGCACCTCTACGACGGCGACGACTCGGCCGCCGACGACCGGTTGGCCGAGGTGCGGCGGCTGCTCGACGATCCCGCCGTCGACGGCGGCGAGGCCACAACCGAGTCCGACGTCCGCACCGGCTACGACGCCTGGGCCGAGGTCTACGACGAGCCCGGCAACCTCGTGATCGGGATCGAGGAGCCGGTGGTCTGGTCGCTGGTGGAGGATCTGCCGCCCGGGCCTGCCCTCGACGCCGCGTGCGGCACCGGTCGCCACGCCCGGCGGCTGGTCGAGCTGGGCCACGACGTGGTGGGTGTGGACCTGAGCCCGGGGATGCTGCGGGCGGCGCGGGACCGGGTGCCCAAGGCCCGGTTCCTGGAGGGCGACCTGCGGGCGCTGCCGCTGGGCGACGCCGCGGTCGACCTGGTGGTGTGCGGCCTGGCCCTGGCCCACCCGCCGTCGCTGGCGGAGCCTGTCGGGGAGATCGGCCGGGTGCTGCGGCCGGGCGGGCACGCCGTGTTGTCGATGCTGCACCCGTTCCAGGCCCACCTGGGGTGGCACGCGCCGTTCTCGGACGCCTCGGGTGCCCGGGGGTTCGTCCGGGAGCACGCCCATACGCACGCCGACTACCTGCGGGCGTTCCGGGCCGCGGGCCTGCAGGTGCACGACTGCGTCGAGCCGGAGCTCACCGCCACCGACGTGGAGCACAAGCGCCGGGCCTTCCGCCACATCCCCTCGGCGACCCTGGCGGCCTACGTCGACCTCCCCGCGGTGCTGGTGTGGGACGTGGTGAAGGCAAGCTGA
- a CDS encoding aminotransferase class V-fold PLP-dependent enzyme, protein MRSLFAPATTYLNTATYGLAPRVVAERTIAAEQARLEGRFDPYEVDAAIARSRELFGRLVGVPAGRVAVGGQVSQLVGLVATAVPPRTTVLAPEGEFTSVLWPFLARGDLDVRLVPLDRLIDSVEPGVDLVATSVVQSADGAVTDPRRLLDAAHSVGARVLLDATQAAGWLPLEGCHDADWLVCGGYKWLLASRGTAFLTGTEEALGLLRPTAAGWFAGDSPWESCYGGPLRLAPDARRFDVSPAWAAWLGQALALELLTDVGIDVIHAHDVRLADRLRAGLGLPPGPSAILAVDQPLSVAERLQAAGVIASVRAGRLRLSCHLHNDDADVDRALEVLTSAASRAA, encoded by the coding sequence GTGAGATCCCTGTTCGCCCCTGCCACCACCTACCTCAACACCGCCACCTACGGCCTCGCACCCCGGGTCGTCGCCGAGCGGACCATCGCCGCCGAGCAGGCCCGGCTCGAGGGCCGGTTCGACCCCTACGAGGTCGACGCCGCCATCGCCCGGTCCCGCGAGCTGTTCGGCCGCCTGGTGGGCGTGCCGGCCGGGCGGGTGGCCGTCGGCGGGCAGGTGTCGCAGCTCGTGGGCCTCGTCGCCACCGCAGTCCCTCCCCGGACCACGGTGCTGGCCCCCGAGGGCGAGTTCACGTCGGTCCTGTGGCCCTTCCTGGCCCGCGGTGACCTCGACGTGCGGCTGGTGCCGCTCGACCGGCTGATCGACTCGGTCGAGCCCGGGGTCGACCTGGTGGCCACCTCGGTGGTGCAGTCGGCGGACGGGGCGGTGACCGACCCCCGGCGGCTGCTCGACGCCGCCCACTCGGTCGGGGCGCGGGTGCTGCTCGACGCCACCCAGGCCGCCGGCTGGCTGCCGCTCGAGGGGTGTCACGACGCCGACTGGCTGGTGTGCGGCGGCTACAAGTGGCTGCTGGCGTCGCGGGGCACGGCGTTCCTGACCGGGACCGAGGAGGCGCTCGGACTGCTGCGACCGACGGCGGCGGGCTGGTTCGCCGGTGACTCGCCGTGGGAGTCGTGCTACGGCGGCCCACTGCGGCTGGCGCCGGACGCCCGGCGCTTCGACGTGTCGCCCGCGTGGGCGGCGTGGCTGGGGCAGGCGCTGGCGCTGGAGCTGCTGACCGACGTGGGGATCGACGTGATCCACGCCCACGACGTCCGCCTGGCCGACCGGCTGCGGGCCGGCCTGGGACTACCGCCGGGGCCCTCTGCGATCCTCGCCGTCGACCAGCCGCTGTCGGTGGCCGAGCGGCTGCAGGCGGCCGGCGTCATCGCCTCGGTCCGGGCCGGGCGGCTGCGCTTGTCGTGCCACCTCCACAACGACGACGCCGACGTCGACCGGGCGCTCGAGGTCCTCACGTCGGCGGCCTCGCGGGCGGCGTAG
- a CDS encoding LysR substrate-binding domain-containing protein has protein sequence MIGTNRLRVLQQVARTGSLAGAARELSYTQPAVAHHVAELEREMGTPLVVRHGRGVRLTEAGRALAAHADAVLSRLAAAQEEVAAIAGLRAGRVRVAAYPTAAATLVPRGLAALRQEFPQVEASLLELEPPEALAALRAGDVDLAITFRYTESNPEPERDLVATSLGDDPIDVVVPAGHRAAGRKRHRLRDLAEETWVAGCDRCRAHLVDTCERAGFTPAIAFTTDDFVTQQALVAAGLAVAAMPRSTLGAHADPGLRAAPCPELRRRRMEVVVAGDPIPPAVAALRDRLRRIGVDDDG, from the coding sequence ATGATCGGCACCAACCGGCTGCGGGTGCTCCAGCAGGTGGCCCGCACGGGCTCGCTGGCGGGCGCGGCCCGGGAGCTCTCGTACACGCAGCCGGCGGTGGCCCACCACGTCGCCGAGCTGGAGCGGGAGATGGGCACGCCGCTGGTGGTGCGCCACGGCCGCGGCGTGCGGCTCACCGAGGCGGGCCGGGCGCTGGCCGCCCACGCCGACGCCGTGCTGTCGCGCCTCGCCGCCGCCCAGGAGGAGGTCGCCGCCATCGCCGGGCTGCGGGCCGGGCGGGTGCGGGTCGCCGCCTACCCCACCGCGGCGGCGACGCTCGTGCCCCGGGGCCTGGCCGCCCTCCGCCAGGAGTTCCCCCAGGTGGAGGCCTCGCTCCTAGAGCTGGAGCCGCCAGAGGCCCTGGCTGCGCTGCGGGCCGGCGACGTCGACCTGGCGATCACCTTCCGCTACACCGAGTCGAACCCCGAGCCCGAGCGGGATCTCGTGGCCACCTCCCTGGGCGACGACCCGATCGACGTCGTCGTGCCCGCCGGACATCGGGCTGCGGGCCGCAAGCGCCACCGCCTCCGGGACCTGGCCGAGGAGACGTGGGTCGCCGGCTGCGACCGCTGCCGCGCCCACCTCGTCGACACCTGCGAACGGGCCGGCTTCACCCCCGCCATCGCGTTCACCACCGACGACTTCGTCACCCAGCAGGCCCTCGTCGCCGCCGGGCTGGCGGTGGCCGCCATGCCCCGGTCGACGCTCGGCGCCCACGCCGACCCGGGTCTGCGGGCGGCCCCGTGCCCCGAGCTGCGCCGGCGTCGGATGGAGGTGGTGGTGGCGGGCGACCCCATCCCTCCCGCCGTCGCCGCCCTGCGCGACCGGCTGCGACGGATCGGCGTCGACGACGACGGGTAG
- a CDS encoding CsbD family protein, translating to MGQGDADELKGRAKEALGDLTDDEGLEREGKVDRATGGIKEKIGDLVDKVRDLVQRRS from the coding sequence ATGGGACAAGGCGACGCTGACGAGCTGAAGGGCCGGGCGAAGGAAGCCCTCGGCGACCTGACGGACGACGAGGGCCTCGAGCGCGAGGGCAAGGTCGACCGGGCCACCGGCGGCATCAAGGAGAAGATCGGCGATCTCGTCGACAAGGTGCGCGACCTCGTCCAGCGCCGGTCGTAG
- a CDS encoding 2,4'-dihydroxyacetophenone dioxygenase family protein: MTTTETTDTAPTAIHRGEKELPFVDLGDGSTLQLLRVDLANGVWVIRNQFVPGTTVATHKHTGHVDAFTQSGAWHYLESPEAVNVAGSYLYEPAGSVHTLHVPEANTEPTDVWFTIHGANLNLDADGNVEMVIDAHLILPFYQAMCAAQHGIDDPPVVVIRS, translated from the coding sequence GTGACCACGACCGAGACGACCGACACCGCCCCGACCGCCATCCACCGCGGCGAGAAGGAGCTCCCGTTCGTCGACCTCGGCGACGGCTCCACCCTGCAGCTCCTGCGGGTCGACCTGGCCAACGGCGTCTGGGTGATCCGCAACCAGTTCGTCCCCGGCACCACCGTCGCCACCCACAAGCACACCGGACACGTCGACGCCTTCACCCAGTCGGGCGCGTGGCACTACCTGGAGAGCCCCGAGGCGGTGAACGTGGCGGGGTCGTACCTCTACGAGCCGGCCGGGTCGGTGCACACGCTGCACGTCCCCGAAGCCAACACCGAGCCCACCGACGTCTGGTTCACCATCCACGGCGCCAACCTCAACCTCGACGCAGACGGCAACGTCGAGATGGTCATCGACGCCCACCTGATCCTGCCCTTCTACCAGGCCATGTGCGCCGCCCAGCACGGCATCGACGACCCGCCCGTCGTGGTCATCCGGTCCTGA
- a CDS encoding pyridoxal phosphate-dependent aminotransferase: MTSRRLPYLSSRLQGFGTTIFAEMSALAARTGSINLGQGFPDYDGPAEVSEAAIAAIRAGHNQYPPGPGIPELRTAVAQHQKRFWGIDVDPESEVLITAGATEALAATFLALCETGDEVLTFEPTYDAYDAGANMAGARLRVVTLEPPDYPVDVDALAAAVTPRTRLLLLNSPHNPTGKVFTDDELAAIARLCVTHDLIAVTDEVYEHITFDGRVHRPLATLPGMAERTLTISSAGKTFSFTGWKVGWACGRPELVAAVRTAKQFLTYVNAAPFQHAVVTGLGLDDAAFAGLAADLQAKRDVLCAGLREAGFTVHPPGGTYFVTADIRPLGSDDGMAFCRALPERCGVVAVPNQVFYADQERGRHLVRFAFCKRLEVLTEAAERLAGLT, encoded by the coding sequence ATGACGTCACGACGGCTCCCGTACCTCTCGTCGCGCCTGCAGGGCTTCGGCACCACGATCTTCGCCGAGATGTCGGCGCTGGCCGCCCGCACCGGGTCGATCAACCTGGGGCAGGGCTTCCCCGACTACGACGGCCCCGCCGAGGTGTCCGAGGCCGCGATCGCCGCCATCCGCGCCGGGCACAACCAGTACCCGCCCGGCCCCGGCATCCCCGAGCTGCGCACCGCCGTCGCCCAGCACCAGAAGCGGTTCTGGGGCATCGACGTCGACCCCGAGAGCGAGGTGCTGATCACCGCCGGCGCCACCGAGGCCCTGGCGGCGACGTTCCTGGCCCTGTGCGAGACCGGCGACGAGGTGCTCACCTTCGAGCCCACCTACGACGCCTACGACGCCGGGGCGAACATGGCCGGCGCCCGCCTGCGGGTGGTCACGCTCGAGCCGCCCGACTACCCCGTCGACGTCGACGCCCTGGCCGCCGCGGTCACCCCCCGCACCCGGCTGCTGCTGCTCAACTCGCCCCACAACCCCACCGGCAAGGTGTTCACCGACGACGAGCTGGCGGCGATCGCCCGCCTCTGCGTCACCCACGACCTGATCGCCGTCACCGACGAGGTGTACGAGCACATCACGTTCGACGGCCGCGTCCACCGCCCGCTGGCCACGCTGCCGGGGATGGCCGAGCGCACGCTCACGATCTCGTCGGCCGGGAAGACGTTCTCGTTCACCGGCTGGAAGGTGGGCTGGGCGTGCGGCCGACCCGAGCTGGTGGCCGCGGTGCGGACGGCCAAGCAGTTCCTCACCTACGTGAACGCGGCGCCGTTCCAGCATGCGGTCGTCACCGGCCTAGGCCTCGACGACGCCGCCTTCGCGGGCCTCGCCGCCGACCTCCAGGCCAAGCGCGACGTGCTGTGCGCGGGCCTCCGGGAGGCCGGGTTCACCGTCCACCCGCCGGGCGGCACCTACTTCGTGACCGCCGACATCCGCCCGCTGGGCAGTGACGACGGCATGGCGTTCTGCCGCGCGCTGCCGGAGCGCTGCGGGGTGGTCGCCGTGCCCAACCAGGTGTTCTACGCCGACCAGGAGCGGGGCCGGCACCTCGTGCGCTTCGCCTTCTGCAAGCGCCTCGAGGTGCTCACCGAGGCCGCCGAGCGCCTGGCGGGGCTCACCTGA
- a CDS encoding amidase, producing MRSLEELSINPPPDVAVTAGSPAPLFPARAGRLDGVRLAVKDLVAVAGSPLRAGTRARADAPPEPRDAAIVARLRAAGAEVSGIVGLHEIAFGVSGINDQVGFSPNPHDPTRIPGGSSSGSAVAVADGSCDLAIGTDTGGSIRIPAALCGVVGFKPTYGRYPTDGVLALSTTLDHVGLLGPTVAAVTAGHHALTGDHSRSATPGRLGVDRTALAVADTPIAAAVDRVLAALSDAGWELVDVTWPGRERVQEATTAIMFAEAAALHRALWEDHPDELGADVLARLRLGADVTAEAHRAALTEAEALRSEVAVVLDGVDAVVGPTVPVLAPTIDAARAEPTLPAVLVSNTRLANVVGTPAASVPVPSGTLPVGLQVLAATDSRTLAVAAAVEELATSEP from the coding sequence GTGCGATCGCTGGAGGAGCTGTCGATCAATCCGCCGCCCGACGTGGCCGTGACCGCCGGGTCGCCGGCACCCCTCTTCCCGGCGCGGGCCGGGCGGCTCGACGGAGTGCGCCTGGCGGTGAAGGACCTGGTGGCGGTGGCCGGGTCGCCGTTGCGGGCGGGCACCCGGGCCCGGGCCGACGCGCCACCCGAGCCCCGGGACGCGGCGATCGTCGCCCGCCTCCGGGCCGCCGGGGCCGAGGTGTCCGGCATCGTCGGGCTGCACGAGATCGCCTTCGGGGTCAGCGGGATCAACGACCAGGTGGGCTTCTCACCCAACCCCCACGACCCGACCCGGATCCCCGGCGGGTCGAGCTCGGGCTCCGCGGTCGCCGTGGCCGACGGCAGCTGCGACCTGGCGATCGGCACCGACACCGGCGGCTCCATCCGGATCCCGGCGGCGCTGTGCGGCGTCGTCGGCTTCAAGCCGACCTACGGGCGCTACCCCACCGACGGTGTGCTGGCCCTGTCGACGACCCTCGACCACGTCGGGCTGCTGGGCCCGACCGTCGCCGCCGTCACCGCCGGCCACCACGCCCTCACCGGCGACCACAGCCGGTCGGCCACCCCGGGCCGCCTGGGCGTCGACCGGACGGCGCTGGCGGTGGCCGATACGCCGATCGCCGCCGCCGTCGACCGGGTCCTCGCGGCGTTGAGCGACGCCGGCTGGGAGCTGGTCGACGTGACCTGGCCCGGTCGGGAGCGGGTGCAGGAGGCGACGACGGCGATCATGTTCGCCGAGGCCGCCGCCCTCCACCGGGCCCTGTGGGAGGACCACCCGGACGAGCTGGGCGCCGACGTGCTCGCCCGTCTGCGGCTCGGTGCCGACGTCACCGCCGAGGCCCACCGCGCCGCGCTCACCGAAGCCGAGGCGCTGAGGTCCGAGGTGGCGGTGGTGCTCGACGGTGTCGACGCCGTCGTCGGCCCCACGGTGCCGGTGCTCGCCCCCACGATCGACGCTGCCCGCGCCGAGCCGACGCTCCCGGCCGTCCTGGTGAGCAACACCCGGCTCGCGAACGTCGTCGGGACGCCGGCGGCCAGCGTGCCGGTCCCGTCGGGGACGCTGCCCGTCGGCCTCCAGGTGCTCGCGGCCACCGACTCCCGGACCCTGGCCGTGGCCGCCGCGGTCGAAGAGCTGGCAACCTCGGAGCCATGA
- a CDS encoding carboxyl transferase domain-containing protein, producing the protein MGEVRAHVQGTVVRVPAVPGSAVRADSAVVVIESMKMEYVVEAGLAGTVDRVDVADGDAVKVGDLLATVAPGDHTAPAAADATGATDAERAGLAEVVERHRLGLDTARPDAVAKRRRTGQRTARENLDDLVDPGSFVEYGPLAIAAQRRRRELQDLVERTPADGLVAGVGTVDGRPTAVLSYDYTVLAGTQGFQNHRKKDRLFDVIERQRLPVVFLAEGGGGRPGDTDAPGVSGLDCLAFALWGGLSGLVPLVGIASGRCFAGNAAILGCCDVVIATEGTNIGMGGPAMVEGGGLGVFAPEDIGPMEVQVPNGVVDVAVADEAEAVRVARRYLSYFSGDVQAEWSRAPQQDLRAVIPENRRQTYDVRTVVETLADTGSVLELRRHFGLGMVTALARVEGRPLGIVANNPLHLAGAIDADGADKAARFLQLCDAYDLPVLFLCDTPGIMVGPDAERTALVRHVSRLFVVGASITVPFGTIILRKGYGLGAQTMAGGSFKSPLFCVAWPTGEFGGMGLEGAVRLGFRKELAAIADEAEREQAFERMVAGAYEHGKAVNVASHFEIDDVIDPADSRRWIATTFAAAPPPPPRTGKKRPCIDTW; encoded by the coding sequence ATGGGAGAGGTGCGCGCACATGTGCAGGGGACCGTGGTGCGGGTGCCGGCGGTGCCGGGCAGCGCCGTGCGGGCGGACAGCGCCGTCGTGGTGATCGAGTCGATGAAGATGGAGTACGTCGTCGAGGCGGGGCTCGCCGGCACGGTCGACCGGGTCGACGTGGCCGACGGCGACGCCGTGAAGGTCGGCGACCTGCTCGCCACCGTCGCTCCCGGCGACCACACCGCGCCGGCCGCCGCCGACGCGACCGGCGCCACCGACGCCGAGCGGGCTGGCCTCGCCGAGGTCGTCGAGCGGCACCGCCTCGGCCTCGACACCGCCCGCCCCGACGCCGTGGCCAAGCGTCGCCGCACCGGGCAGCGGACCGCCCGCGAGAACCTGGACGACCTGGTCGACCCCGGCAGCTTCGTCGAGTACGGGCCGCTGGCGATCGCCGCCCAGCGTCGCCGCCGCGAGCTGCAGGACCTCGTCGAGCGCACGCCGGCCGACGGGCTGGTGGCCGGGGTCGGCACCGTCGACGGCCGCCCGACCGCCGTCCTGTCGTACGACTACACGGTGCTGGCCGGCACCCAGGGCTTCCAGAACCACCGCAAGAAGGACCGCCTGTTCGACGTCATCGAGCGCCAGCGCCTGCCGGTGGTGTTCCTCGCCGAGGGCGGCGGCGGCCGGCCCGGCGACACCGACGCCCCCGGCGTGTCCGGCCTCGACTGCCTGGCGTTCGCCCTCTGGGGTGGCCTCAGCGGGCTGGTGCCGCTGGTCGGCATCGCGTCGGGTCGCTGCTTCGCCGGCAACGCCGCCATCCTCGGTTGCTGCGACGTGGTGATCGCCACCGAGGGCACCAACATCGGCATGGGCGGCCCGGCGATGGTGGAGGGCGGCGGCCTGGGCGTGTTCGCCCCCGAGGACATCGGCCCCATGGAGGTGCAGGTGCCCAACGGCGTGGTCGACGTGGCGGTGGCCGACGAGGCCGAGGCCGTCCGGGTGGCCAGGCGTTACCTGTCGTACTTCTCCGGCGACGTGCAGGCCGAGTGGTCCCGAGCCCCCCAGCAGGACCTGCGCGCCGTCATCCCCGAGAACCGCCGTCAGACCTACGACGTGCGGACCGTGGTCGAGACGTTGGCCGACACCGGCTCGGTGCTGGAGCTGCGCCGCCACTTCGGCCTCGGCATGGTGACGGCGCTGGCCCGGGTGGAGGGCCGGCCGCTGGGCATCGTCGCCAACAACCCGCTGCACCTGGCCGGCGCCATCGACGCCGACGGTGCCGACAAGGCCGCCCGGTTCCTCCAGCTCTGCGACGCCTACGACCTGCCGGTGCTGTTCCTGTGCGACACGCCCGGGATCATGGTCGGCCCCGACGCCGAGCGGACCGCCCTCGTGCGCCACGTCAGCCGCCTGTTCGTGGTCGGCGCCAGCATCACGGTCCCGTTCGGCACGATCATCCTGCGCAAGGGCTACGGCCTCGGTGCCCAGACGATGGCGGGCGGGAGCTTCAAGTCGCCGCTGTTCTGCGTCGCCTGGCCGACCGGCGAGTTCGGCGGCATGGGCCTCGAGGGCGCCGTGCGGCTCGGCTTCCGCAAGGAGCTGGCCGCGATCGCCGACGAGGCCGAGCGGGAGCAGGCGTTCGAGCGGATGGTCGCCGGCGCCTACGAGCACGGGAAGGCGGTCAACGTGGCGTCGCACTTCGAGATCGACGACGTGATCGACCCGGCCGACAGCCGCCGTTGGATCGCCACGACGTTCGCCGCCGCGCCCCCGCCGCCGCCCCGCACCGGCAAGAAGCGCCCCTGCATCGACACCTGGTGA
- a CDS encoding LPXTG cell wall anchor domain-containing protein: MSKLALLLPVAVTALLATATGVQGQAIPSAYAQWSVGGTPPSSTGTLAVPTTEVPNATFQTNSDSPQVPSGASAYLGASTPFGTEFGSSQNRPYLNLRTVGVNPSTTTFTFGAPTPASGWGFAFGDIDADAVRIEAFDAGGAPVPAAALGFRGTFNYCNNTPTPCGPGTHTDVPTWNPVTSTLVGSGPDTSGAAGWFMPTASFTTLRLTFSRLSGSPIMQMWVAGHVPPPPTTTTSTSTSTSTTTTTCPCTTSTTMPTSTSSSSSTTPTTAPSTSSTPPPPPPAPPTTAPGPRLADTGAESGVLALIGVALLGLGVLVARISKRRTRPAD; this comes from the coding sequence GTGTCGAAGCTCGCGCTCCTCCTCCCGGTTGCCGTCACCGCCCTGCTGGCCACTGCCACCGGCGTCCAGGGCCAGGCGATCCCGTCGGCCTACGCCCAATGGTCCGTCGGCGGGACCCCGCCGAGCTCCACGGGAACGCTCGCCGTCCCCACCACCGAGGTCCCCAACGCGACCTTCCAGACCAACAGCGACAGCCCGCAGGTCCCGAGCGGTGCGTCGGCGTACCTGGGCGCGAGCACGCCGTTCGGCACCGAGTTCGGCAGCTCGCAGAACCGGCCGTACCTGAACCTGCGCACGGTGGGCGTCAACCCGTCGACCACGACGTTCACGTTCGGCGCCCCCACGCCCGCGTCGGGCTGGGGCTTCGCCTTCGGCGACATCGACGCCGACGCGGTGCGGATCGAGGCGTTCGACGCCGGCGGAGCACCCGTCCCTGCGGCCGCTCTCGGCTTCCGGGGCACGTTCAACTACTGCAACAACACGCCGACGCCCTGCGGCCCCGGCACCCACACGGACGTGCCGACGTGGAACCCGGTCACGTCGACGCTGGTCGGCTCCGGCCCGGACACGTCGGGTGCGGCCGGCTGGTTCATGCCGACGGCGTCGTTCACCACGCTGCGCCTCACGTTCAGCCGGCTCAGCGGCTCGCCGATCATGCAGATGTGGGTGGCCGGCCACGTCCCGCCGCCGCCGACGACCACGACGAGCACGTCGACGTCGACCAGCACCACCACGACGACGTGCCCCTGCACCACGTCGACCACCATGCCGACGTCCACCTCCAGCTCCAGCTCCACGACACCGACGACCGCCCCCTCGACGTCGAGCACCCCGCCCCCGCCCCCGCCGGCACCGCCCACCACCGCGCCCGGTCCCCGGCTGGCCGACACCGGCGCCGAGTCGGGCGTCCTCGCCCTGATCGGCGTGGCGCTCCTGGGCCTCGGCGTGCTCGTCGCCCGCATCTCGAAGCGGCGCACCCGACCCGCCGACTGA
- a CDS encoding RDD family protein — protein MVAGSGPLRRIAARGIDEALVLVIQVAFLVPAVVLSSTEGADHRREELAVTAFCLVFMGWFVGVCYEVSSNQLAGTPGKRQMQLRVFAAGTRDVLSLQASIVRWALVNGAQPLVWCAVGVVVVDSTPVRATLAGLTAASLLWRAVLLVSVVRSGGATGLHDRLVGSHVVAALPHEAAAAASDETGMVAGAAH, from the coding sequence ATGGTGGCTGGGAGCGGTCCGCTGCGGCGGATCGCGGCGCGGGGGATCGACGAGGCGCTCGTCCTCGTGATCCAGGTGGCGTTCCTGGTGCCGGCCGTGGTGCTGAGCTCCACGGAGGGCGCCGACCACCGCCGTGAGGAGCTGGCGGTCACCGCCTTCTGCCTCGTGTTCATGGGCTGGTTCGTGGGCGTCTGCTACGAGGTGTCGTCGAACCAACTGGCGGGCACGCCGGGCAAGCGACAGATGCAGCTGCGGGTGTTCGCCGCCGGGACCCGCGACGTGCTGTCGCTGCAGGCCTCGATCGTCCGCTGGGCGCTGGTGAACGGCGCCCAGCCGCTCGTGTGGTGCGCGGTGGGGGTCGTCGTCGTCGACTCGACGCCCGTGCGGGCCACCCTCGCCGGTCTGACGGCGGCGTCGCTGCTGTGGCGGGCCGTCCTGCTCGTCTCGGTCGTGCGCAGCGGGGGAGCGACCGGCCTCCACGATCGGCTGGTCGGATCGCACGTGGTCGCCGCCCTCCCGCACGAGGCCGCCGCGGCGGCCTCCGACGAGACCGGGATGGTGGCCGGCGCCGCCCACTAG